Proteins co-encoded in one Burkholderia ambifaria AMMD genomic window:
- a CDS encoding DNA adenine methylase → MKYMGHKGKLLPLLGEILKAEAVNASKIADPFCGSGAVSWYMAQETDKGVLSGDLQSFAVTRAAAVVERTRAIDSNRVTKRWFESARSVVDSIVSQFPNAARSIHPEISVPEIQNIVIRSRTFCDEVLPPLLSRMSGDFPMTHAYGGHYFSPLQAIEIDALRQTLPKSAETRKACLAALVEAASRCAAAPGHTAQPFQPTKTAAKFIAEAWNRNVWLLVSQALETIASTHATVKGGTCLGDYHKCISQLEPGDLVFADPPYSDVHYSRFYHVLETLTRGKQVSVTGVGRYPPIAQRPSSNFSQKGQAFAAAQRLIDVCMSKEVNLVLTFPSNKASNGLSTRDFVAMGRGKFRSIETEQVNSTFSTLGGKSSNRGGRIECSESIVCFRV, encoded by the coding sequence ATGAAGTACATGGGGCACAAAGGAAAACTACTGCCGCTACTTGGAGAAATCTTGAAAGCGGAAGCAGTGAACGCCTCAAAAATCGCAGATCCTTTTTGCGGATCTGGCGCAGTTTCTTGGTATATGGCTCAGGAAACCGATAAGGGCGTCTTATCGGGTGACCTCCAGTCGTTTGCTGTAACTCGCGCCGCTGCGGTCGTTGAGCGCACACGAGCAATTGATTCGAACCGCGTTACCAAACGTTGGTTCGAATCCGCTCGATCCGTCGTCGATAGTATCGTCAGTCAATTTCCCAATGCGGCCAGATCGATTCACCCTGAAATTTCCGTACCCGAAATTCAGAATATAGTAATCCGGTCGAGGACATTCTGCGATGAAGTTTTACCACCCCTACTCTCGCGAATGAGCGGCGACTTTCCGATGACTCACGCGTATGGCGGGCACTATTTCTCTCCGCTGCAAGCCATCGAGATTGACGCACTTCGGCAGACACTTCCGAAATCCGCAGAGACAAGAAAAGCCTGTCTCGCGGCACTTGTGGAAGCCGCGAGCCGCTGTGCGGCTGCTCCAGGTCACACAGCCCAGCCGTTTCAACCGACAAAAACAGCCGCCAAATTTATCGCTGAGGCATGGAATCGCAACGTTTGGCTACTAGTTTCCCAAGCACTAGAGACAATTGCGTCAACCCACGCTACAGTGAAGGGAGGCACATGTCTCGGCGACTACCATAAATGCATCAGTCAATTGGAACCAGGGGATCTAGTCTTTGCTGATCCGCCGTATTCTGACGTGCATTACAGCCGCTTCTACCATGTATTGGAAACGCTCACTCGAGGGAAGCAAGTTTCCGTGACGGGCGTCGGGCGCTACCCTCCCATTGCGCAACGCCCTTCTTCTAATTTTAGCCAGAAAGGCCAAGCCTTCGCAGCCGCGCAACGGCTTATTGACGTATGCATGAGTAAAGAGGTCAATTTAGTATTAACATTCCCATCGAACAAAGCGAGCAATGGATTAAGCACGCGCGACTTTGTTGCGATGGGTCGAGGGAAATTTCGATCAATCGAGACCGAGCAAGTTAACTCTACGTTTAGCACACTCGGAGGAAAATCTTCAAATCGCGGTGGAAGAATAGAATGTTCCGAAAGCATTGTTTGCTTTCGCGTCTGA